GTGGCCACGATGCCGTCGGCGCCAAGCGACACGGCGCGGGCGGCCTCCTCAACGACGCGGTTGGTCGTCTGCTCCACGGCGCCGGCCAGCACCGGGACCTGGCCGGCGTTGACGCCCACGATGGTGCGCAGCACGGTGTCGCGCTCGTCGTTGGTCAGGTGGGTGACCTCGCCGGAGGAGCCGTTGACGAACAGGCCGGTGACGCCGCCGTCGAGCAGGTGGCGGGTAACGTTCTCCAGCGAGGGGACGTCGATGGCGCCGTCGGACGTGCGGGGGGTGACGACGGGCGGGATGACGCCCTGGAAACGGGAAGCGACGGTTGTCACGGTGATTACTCCAAAAGGGGGATTGATGGACAAGGAAAAGGTGCGTGCGGATCAGAGGTGCAGGAGCGACGGCGCCGCGCCCAGCAGCTTCTTCGTGTAGTCGTTGGAGGGGTGGTCGAAGATCTGCTCCGCGGACCCCTCCTCCACAATCTGGCCGTAGTACATGACGCAGATGCGGTCGGAGACGTAGCGGACGGTCTGAATGTCGTGGCTGATGAAGACCATGCCCAGGTTCAGTTCCCGCTTCAGGTCCGAGAGCAGGTTGAGCACCTGGGCCCGGACGGACACGTCCAGCGCGGAGGTGGGCTCGTCCGCGACGATGATGTCCGGGTCCAGGGCAAGGGCGCGGGCAATCGCCACGCGCTGGCGCTGCCCGCCGGAGACGTTCGACGGGGTGACCTCGGCCGCGGACTGCGGCAGGCCCACCAGGGAGAGGAGTTCGCGGACCTTGGCCAGCCTGCTTGCCGCGGTGCCGATGCCGTGGATGGCCAGCGGGTCCACCAGGATGTCCTGGATGGTCATGCGCGGATTCAGCGCCGTGGACGGGTCCTGGAAGACCACGGCCACGGACCGCCCAAACTCCTTCCGCACGGCTGCGCTGCGCTTGATGGCAGGCTTGCCGCGGAAGAGCACCTGGCCTGAGGTGGGCGTCTGCAGGCCCACCAGGACGGAGGCCAGCGTGGACTTGCCGCAGCCGGACTCGCCCACGATGCCGACGGTTTCCCCGCGGCTGATGGTGAAGTCCACGCCGTTGACGGCCTTGACGTAGCTTGGCTTGAACAGGCCGCCGGAGCGCGTCCGGTGGTGGACGTGCAGGTCCTTCAGCTCGATGACGGGGGTGCCGGAGACGGCACCCGTGCTGTGCTTGCTCATCGTGCACCTTCCGTTTCTGCGCCGGCGAGTTCCGGTTCGCGCTCGTGGCTGGCCCAGTAGTGGTCCGTCGCGACGCCGCCGCGGATCACGGGCACGAACGCCAGCTGCTGCTCCGGGTCGGCGTCCGGGCGCTGTGAGCGGCCCGCGAACCTGTCGCCCGTGGCGAACTCGCGCGGCGACGGGACCGTGCCGGGGATCTGGTGGAGCCGGACGGCGTCGGACTCGATGGAGAGCACGGCGCCGAGCAGGCCGCGGGTGTATTCGTGGGTGGGGTGGGCCAGCAGCTCGGAGGCCTGGGCCGATTCCACCACCTGGCCGGCGTACATGACGGTGATCTTGTGCGCCAGGGAGGCCACCAGGGCCAGGTCGTGGCTGACGAAAACCATGGCGAAGCCCAACTGCTCGCGCAGTTCGTTCAGCAGGTCCACCACCTGCTTCTGCACCGTGACGTCCAGGGCCGTGGTCGGCTCGTCCGCCACCACGATCTTGGGCGAGCGGGAAAGCGCCATGGCGATCAGCACGCGCTGGCGCTGGCCGCCGGAGAGTTCGTGCGGGTAGCTTTTGAGGGTGCGCTGCGCGTCCAGCTTGACCAGTTCCAGCAGTTCCTCCGGCGTCTTGCGGCCGTTGCGCCGGGTCAGCTGGAGCATCTGGTCCTTGATCAGCATGGAAGGGTTCAGCGAGCTGAGCGCGTCCTGGTAGACCATGGCGATCTGCTCGCCGCGCAGGCCCGCGTAGGCCTTGTTGGAACTGTGCCTGGTGGCCGGGTCCAGCAGTTCCTTGCCGTCAAACTTGATGGAGCCGGTGACTTCCGCGGTCTTGGGCAGCAGGCCCA
This genomic stretch from Arthrobacter dokdonellae harbors:
- a CDS encoding ATP-binding cassette domain-containing protein, yielding MSKHSTGAVSGTPVIELKDLHVHHRTRSGGLFKPSYVKAVNGVDFTISRGETVGIVGESGCGKSTLASVLVGLQTPTSGQVLFRGKPAIKRSAAVRKEFGRSVAVVFQDPSTALNPRMTIQDILVDPLAIHGIGTAASRLAKVRELLSLVGLPQSAAEVTPSNVSGGQRQRVAIARALALDPDIIVADEPTSALDVSVRAQVLNLLSDLKRELNLGMVFISHDIQTVRYVSDRICVMYYGQIVEEGSAEQIFDHPSNDYTKKLLGAAPSLLHL